The following are encoded in a window of Streptomyces sp. Go-475 genomic DNA:
- the map gene encoding type I methionyl aminopeptidase, whose translation MVELKTDTSIDAMYEAGQVVARALTAARKAAGVGVSLLELDEVAHDVLREAGATSPFLGYRPSFAPTPFPAVLCVSVNDAIVHGVPTRYRLRDGDLVSIDFGAELGGWVGDSALSFVVGTPRRADLRLIETAERALAAGIEAAVVGNRIGDIAHAIGTVCRGAGYGIPDGFGGHGIGRRMHEDPGVPNEGRPGRGMRLRHGMVLAIEPMVIAGGTDDYHAAPDGWTLKTNDGSRAAHAEHTVAITDAGPRILTAR comes from the coding sequence ATGGTGGAACTGAAGACGGACACATCGATCGATGCCATGTACGAGGCGGGGCAGGTCGTCGCCCGTGCGCTGACGGCCGCGCGGAAGGCCGCCGGCGTCGGCGTCTCCCTGCTGGAACTCGACGAGGTGGCACACGACGTGCTGCGCGAGGCGGGCGCCACCTCGCCGTTCCTCGGGTACCGGCCCTCCTTCGCGCCGACCCCGTTCCCCGCCGTCCTCTGCGTCTCGGTGAACGACGCGATCGTGCACGGCGTCCCGACCCGCTACCGCCTGCGCGACGGCGACCTCGTCTCCATCGACTTCGGCGCCGAACTGGGCGGCTGGGTCGGCGACTCGGCCCTCAGCTTCGTCGTGGGCACCCCGCGCCGCGCCGACCTGCGCCTGATCGAGACCGCCGAGCGGGCCCTGGCGGCCGGCATCGAGGCGGCCGTCGTCGGCAACCGCATCGGCGACATCGCCCACGCGATCGGCACGGTCTGCCGCGGCGCGGGCTACGGCATCCCCGACGGCTTCGGCGGCCACGGCATCGGCCGCCGGATGCACGAGGACCCCGGCGTGCCGAACGAGGGACGGCCGGGGCGCGGTATGCGCCTGCGGCACGGCATGGTGCTGGCGATCGAACCCATGGTCATCGCGGGCGGCACGGACGACTACCACGCGGCCCCCGACGGCTGGACCCTGAAGACGAACGACGGCTCCCGCGCGGCCCACGCCGAGCACACGGTGGCCATCACGGACGCGGGCCCGAGGATCCTGACCGCGCGCTGA
- a CDS encoding helix-turn-helix transcriptional regulator has protein sequence MGGMVRTPLTPEERERGERLGKLLREARGDRSMAEIAASAGISAETLRKIETGRAPTPAFFTVAALAGVLGLSMDELAGRCVLVPL, from the coding sequence ATGGGGGGCATGGTGCGCACCCCTCTCACCCCCGAAGAGCGCGAACGCGGCGAGCGGCTGGGCAAGCTGCTGCGCGAGGCGCGTGGCGACCGGAGCATGGCCGAGATCGCGGCGAGCGCGGGCATCTCCGCCGAGACCCTCCGCAAGATCGAGACCGGGCGGGCCCCCACCCCGGCCTTCTTCACGGTGGCCGCGCTGGCCGGCGTGCTCGGGCTGTCCATGGACGAACTGGCGGGGCGGTGCGTTCTCGTGCCGCTCTGA
- a CDS encoding nitrilase-related carbon-nitrogen hydrolase has protein sequence MANVVRAALVQAAWTGDTESMVAKHEEHAREAARRGAKIIGFQEVFNSPYFCQVEEPEHYRWAEPVPDGPTVRRMRALARETGMVIVAPVFEAEQPGFYYNTAAVIDADGTYLGKYRKHHIPQLKGFREKYYFKPGNLGWPVFDTAVGKVGVYICYDRHFPEGWRELGLAGAQLVYNPSATHRSLSSHLWRLEQPAAAVANAYYIAAINRVGQEEYGDNDFYGTSYFVDPRGQFVGDVASDSKEELVVRDLDLDLIEEVRQQWAFYRDRRPDAYEGLVQP, from the coding sequence ATGGCCAACGTCGTACGTGCCGCTCTGGTCCAGGCCGCCTGGACCGGCGACACCGAGTCCATGGTGGCGAAACACGAGGAGCACGCCCGCGAGGCGGCCCGCCGGGGCGCGAAGATCATCGGCTTCCAGGAGGTCTTCAACAGCCCCTACTTCTGCCAGGTCGAGGAGCCGGAGCACTACCGCTGGGCCGAGCCCGTCCCCGACGGACCGACCGTGCGGCGCATGCGGGCCCTCGCCCGCGAGACCGGCATGGTGATCGTCGCGCCGGTGTTCGAGGCCGAGCAGCCCGGCTTCTACTACAACACCGCGGCCGTGATCGACGCCGACGGCACCTACCTCGGCAAGTACCGCAAGCACCACATCCCCCAGCTGAAGGGTTTCCGGGAGAAGTACTACTTCAAGCCGGGCAACCTCGGCTGGCCCGTCTTCGACACGGCCGTCGGCAAGGTCGGCGTCTACATCTGCTACGACCGCCACTTCCCGGAGGGCTGGCGGGAGCTGGGTCTGGCCGGGGCGCAGCTGGTCTACAACCCCTCCGCCACGCACCGGAGCCTGTCGTCCCACCTGTGGCGGCTGGAGCAGCCCGCGGCCGCCGTCGCCAACGCGTACTACATCGCCGCGATCAACCGCGTCGGGCAGGAGGAGTACGGCGACAACGACTTCTACGGGACGAGCTACTTCGTCGACCCGCGCGGGCAGTTCGTGGGGGACGTCGCCAGCGACAGCAAGGAGGAACTCGTGGTCCGGGACCTGGATCTCGACCTCATCGAAGAAGTGCGGCAGCAGTGGGCCTTCTACCGCGACCGCCGCCCCGACGCCTACGAAGGGCTGGTGCAGCCGTGA
- a CDS encoding ATP-dependent Clp protease ATP-binding subunit — protein MSSGFSSPEGYGSDPFGEFLARFFGGPRPGPRQIDLGRLLSQPARELVRGAAQYAAEHGSRDLDTQHLLRAALATEPTRTLLSKAGANPDSLASQIDERSGPAQHSPNDAPPPTALSLTPAAKRALLDAHDMARARGYGYIGPEHVLSALASNPDSAAGHILNAARFAPSEPPEAPEAPQAERPRPTNTPTLDKYGRDLTELARHGRIDPVIGRDQEIEQTVEVLSRRGKNNPVLIGDAGVGKTAIVEGLAQRISEADVPDVLIGRRVVALDLTGVVAGTRYRGDFEERMNNIVSEIRAHSDQLIIFIDELHTVVGAGAGGGEGGSMDAGNILKPALARGELHIVGATTLEEYRRIEKDAALARRFQPIMVPEPTPADAIEILRGLQDRYEAHHQVRYTDEALVAAVELSDRYLTDRRLPDKAIDLIDQAGARVRLRARTKGTDVRALERDLEQLTRDKDQAVADEQYEQATQLRDRILDVKQRITEAGGDGEVDEGQDLVVGAEAIAEVVSRQTGIPVSSLTQEEKDRLLGLEEHLHQRVVGQDEAVRVVSDAVLRSRAGLASPDRPIGSFLFLGPTGVGKTELARALAEALFGSEDRMVRLDMSEYQERHTVSRLVGAPPGYVGHEEAGQLTEVVRRHPYSLLLLDEVEKAHPDVFNILLQVLDDGRLTDSQGRTVDFTNTVIVMTSNLGSEAITRRGASVGFASGGADADEEARREQILRPLREHFRPEFLNRIDEIVVFRQLSTEQLRQITNLLLDRTRSLVQDKGITVTFTDRAVDWLADRGYQPEYGARPLRRTIQREVDNELSRLLLDGRVSEGGRVTVDVEDGHLAFQAQETAAPSS, from the coding sequence ATGAGCAGCGGCTTCAGCAGCCCGGAGGGCTACGGCTCGGATCCCTTCGGAGAATTCCTCGCACGCTTCTTCGGCGGACCGCGTCCGGGTCCCCGGCAGATCGACCTCGGCCGGCTGCTCAGCCAGCCGGCCCGGGAGCTCGTCCGCGGCGCCGCCCAGTACGCCGCCGAGCACGGCAGCCGCGACCTCGACACGCAACACCTGCTGCGGGCGGCGCTCGCCACCGAACCCACCCGGACCCTGCTCAGCAAGGCCGGCGCGAACCCGGACTCGCTCGCGTCGCAGATCGACGAGCGGTCGGGCCCGGCCCAGCACAGCCCGAACGACGCACCGCCGCCGACCGCGCTCTCCCTCACCCCGGCGGCGAAGCGGGCGCTGCTCGACGCGCACGACATGGCGCGGGCCCGCGGCTACGGCTACATCGGCCCGGAGCACGTGCTCAGCGCCCTGGCCTCGAACCCCGACTCGGCGGCCGGGCACATCCTGAACGCGGCCCGCTTCGCCCCCTCCGAGCCGCCCGAGGCGCCGGAGGCACCCCAGGCCGAGCGGCCGCGTCCGACGAACACGCCGACCCTCGACAAGTACGGCCGCGACCTCACCGAGCTGGCCCGGCACGGCCGGATCGACCCGGTGATCGGCCGGGACCAGGAGATCGAGCAGACCGTCGAGGTCCTCTCCCGCCGCGGCAAGAACAACCCCGTGCTGATCGGTGACGCCGGCGTCGGCAAGACCGCCATCGTGGAGGGGCTGGCGCAGCGCATCTCCGAGGCGGACGTGCCGGACGTGCTGATCGGGCGCCGCGTGGTCGCCCTGGACCTGACGGGCGTGGTCGCGGGCACCCGCTACCGGGGTGACTTCGAGGAGCGGATGAACAACATCGTCAGCGAGATCCGCGCCCACTCCGACCAGCTCATCATCTTCATCGACGAGCTGCACACGGTCGTGGGCGCCGGTGCCGGCGGCGGCGAGGGCGGCTCGATGGACGCCGGCAACATCCTCAAGCCGGCCCTCGCCCGGGGCGAGCTGCACATCGTGGGCGCCACCACGCTGGAGGAGTACCGCCGCATCGAGAAGGACGCGGCGCTGGCCCGCCGCTTCCAGCCGATCATGGTGCCGGAGCCGACGCCCGCCGACGCGATCGAGATCCTGCGCGGCCTCCAGGACCGCTACGAGGCCCACCACCAGGTCCGCTACACCGACGAGGCACTGGTCGCCGCGGTGGAGCTGTCGGACCGCTACCTCACCGACCGCCGGCTGCCCGACAAGGCGATCGACCTGATCGACCAGGCCGGTGCCCGGGTGCGGCTGCGGGCCCGGACCAAGGGCACGGACGTGCGGGCCCTGGAGCGGGACCTGGAGCAGCTGACCCGGGACAAGGACCAGGCGGTCGCGGACGAGCAGTACGAGCAGGCCACCCAGTTGCGCGACCGGATCCTGGACGTCAAGCAGCGGATCACCGAGGCCGGCGGTGACGGCGAGGTCGACGAGGGCCAGGACCTGGTCGTCGGCGCCGAGGCGATCGCGGAGGTCGTGTCGCGGCAGACGGGCATCCCGGTCAGCAGCCTCACCCAGGAGGAGAAGGACCGCCTGCTGGGCCTGGAGGAGCATCTGCACCAGCGGGTGGTCGGCCAGGACGAGGCCGTCCGGGTCGTCTCCGACGCGGTGCTGCGCTCCCGCGCGGGGCTCGCGAGCCCGGACCGGCCGATCGGCAGCTTCCTGTTCCTCGGCCCGACGGGCGTCGGCAAGACCGAGCTGGCCCGGGCGCTCGCCGAAGCCCTGTTCGGCAGCGAGGACCGCATGGTCCGCCTCGACATGAGCGAGTACCAGGAGCGGCACACCGTCAGCCGCCTGGTCGGCGCCCCGCCCGGCTACGTCGGCCACGAGGAGGCGGGCCAGCTCACCGAGGTGGTGCGCCGCCACCCGTACTCGCTGCTGCTGCTGGACGAGGTGGAGAAGGCCCACCCGGACGTCTTCAACATCCTGCTCCAGGTCCTCGACGACGGCCGGCTGACCGACTCGCAGGGCCGGACGGTGGACTTCACCAACACGGTCATCGTCATGACCAGCAACCTCGGCTCGGAGGCGATCACCCGCCGCGGCGCCTCCGTGGGCTTCGCGTCGGGCGGCGCCGACGCGGACGAGGAGGCCCGCCGGGAGCAGATCCTGCGCCCCCTGCGCGAGCACTTCCGCCCCGAGTTCCTCAACCGCATCGACGAGATCGTCGTCTTCCGCCAGCTCTCCACGGAACAGCTGCGGCAGATCACCAACCTCCTGCTGGACCGCACCCGCTCCCTCGTCCAGGACAAGGGCATCACGGTGACGTTCACCGACCGCGCGGTGGACTGGCTGGCCGACCGCGGCTACCAGCCGGAGTACGGCGCCCGCCCGCTCCGCCGCACGATCCAGCGCGAGGTGGACAACGAACTGTCACGGCTGCTGCTGGACGGGCGAGTGTCCGAAGGAGGCCGGGTGACGGTGGACGTGGAAGACGGCCACTTGGCGTTTCAAGCTCAAGAGACAGCAGCGCCCTCGTCCTAG
- the ggt gene encoding gamma-glutamyltransferase, translated as MRRPVARNLTVLAVSAAVVASVGAAAPPAAQSPGGGKTPLAVGYGGAVSSVDPDASAAGIEVLRKGGNAVDAAVATAAALGVTEPYSAGIGGGGYFVYYDAKSRAVRTIDGRETAPLSAGKDLFVENGKPVPFAEAVSSGLSVGTPGTPATWQTALDRWGSERLASVLKPAERLARDGFTVDETFRAQTASNETRFRYFPDTADLFLPGGRLPVVGSTFKNPDLARTYAELGRKGVGALYHGPLGRDIVETVNKPPVDPASGWNARPGDLSVKDLAAYRTKLQAPTRTSYRGLGVYSMAPSSSGGTTVGEALNILERTDLSKASEAEYLHRYIEASRIAFADRGRWVGDPAFEDVPTKELLSQRFADSRECLIKDDAVLTSPVAPGDPRNPKACDSGGTAAPTTYEGDSTTHLTAADKWGNVVSYTLTIEQTGGSGITVPGRGFILNNELTDFSFTPANPAVHDPNLPGPGKRPRSSMSPTIVLDRQDRPVVALGSPGGATIITTVLQTLTGFLDRGLPLVDAIAAPRASQRNAAQTELEPGLDPEVRKQLEAIGHSFKANPEIGAATGVQRLPGGKWLAAAETVRRGGGSAMVVRPVR; from the coding sequence ATGCGTCGCCCTGTCGCACGGAATCTGACGGTCCTGGCGGTTTCGGCCGCCGTGGTGGCTTCGGTGGGGGCCGCGGCGCCACCCGCCGCGCAGAGCCCCGGAGGTGGGAAGACCCCCCTGGCCGTCGGCTACGGCGGCGCCGTCTCCAGCGTCGACCCGGACGCCTCCGCCGCCGGGATCGAGGTCCTCAGGAAGGGCGGCAACGCCGTCGACGCGGCCGTCGCCACGGCCGCCGCGCTCGGCGTCACCGAGCCCTACTCCGCCGGCATCGGCGGAGGCGGCTACTTCGTCTACTACGACGCCAAGTCCCGCGCGGTGCGTACCATCGACGGCCGCGAGACCGCACCGCTGAGCGCCGGCAAGGACCTGTTCGTCGAGAACGGCAAGCCCGTCCCCTTCGCCGAAGCCGTCAGCAGCGGACTGAGCGTCGGCACGCCGGGCACGCCCGCCACCTGGCAGACGGCGCTCGACCGGTGGGGCAGCGAGCGGCTGGCCAGCGTCCTGAAGCCGGCCGAGCGACTCGCCCGTGACGGCTTCACCGTCGACGAGACGTTCCGCGCGCAGACCGCGTCCAACGAGACCCGCTTCCGCTACTTCCCGGACACCGCGGACCTGTTCCTGCCGGGCGGGCGGCTGCCGGTCGTGGGCTCCACGTTCAAGAACCCCGACCTCGCGCGCACCTACGCCGAGTTGGGACGCAAGGGCGTCGGGGCGCTCTACCACGGTCCGCTCGGACGGGACATCGTCGAGACGGTCAACAAGCCGCCGGTCGATCCGGCTTCGGGCTGGAACGCCCGCCCGGGCGACCTGTCCGTGAAGGACCTGGCGGCGTACCGCACCAAGCTCCAGGCGCCCACCAGGACCTCCTACCGGGGCCTCGGCGTCTACTCCATGGCGCCCTCCTCCTCCGGGGGCACCACGGTCGGCGAGGCGCTCAACATCCTGGAGCGGACCGACCTGTCCAAGGCGAGCGAGGCGGAGTACCTGCACCGGTACATCGAGGCGAGCCGGATCGCGTTCGCCGACCGCGGCCGCTGGGTGGGCGACCCGGCCTTCGAGGACGTGCCGACGAAGGAGCTGCTGTCGCAGCGGTTCGCCGACTCGCGGGAGTGCCTCATCAAGGACGACGCGGTGCTCACCAGCCCCGTGGCGCCGGGGGACCCGCGCAACCCCAAGGCCTGCGACTCAGGGGGTACGGCCGCTCCCACCACGTATGAGGGCGACAGCACCACGCACCTGACCGCGGCCGACAAGTGGGGGAACGTCGTTTCCTACACCCTCACCATCGAGCAGACCGGTGGCAGCGGGATCACCGTGCCCGGGCGGGGGTTCATCCTCAACAACGAGTTGACGGACTTCTCCTTCACGCCGGCGAACCCTGCCGTGCACGACCCGAACCTGCCGGGGCCGGGGAAGCGGCCGCGGTCCTCGATGTCGCCGACGATCGTCCTGGACCGGCAGGACAGGCCCGTGGTCGCGCTGGGGTCGCCGGGCGGGGCCACGATCATCACGACCGTGCTGCAGACGCTCACGGGGTTCCTGGACCGGGGGCTGCCGCTCGTCGACGCGATCGCGGCGCCCCGGGCCAGTCAGCGCAATGCCGCGCAGACGGAGCTGGAGCCGGGCCTCGACCCCGAGGTGAGGAAGCAACTCGAAGCGATCGGGCACTCCTTCAAGGCCAATCCGGAGATCGGGGCGGCCACGGGGGTCCAGCGGCTGCCCGGGGGGAAGTGGCTGGCAGCCGCTGAGACCGTGCGGCGGGGTGGGGGATCGGCGATGGTGGTGCGGCCTGTGCGGTGA
- a CDS encoding CocE/NonD family hydrolase, whose amino-acid sequence MGPHRKALRTTAVGAVSATLVAGTALGIAPTAQAAPNPVRFVDISGEGGTVLKANVVTPAGSDGTRRYPLLVMPTSWGLPQIEYLAQAQRLADSGYVVVTYNVRGFWQSGGEIEVAGPPDVADASKVIDWALAHTPSDAGHVGMAGVSYGAGISLLTAAHDKRVRAVAALSGWADLIDSIYSGRTQHVQAAALLDGASVVTGRQSAELRRIFDDFYASNLAKEPELIAWGKKRSAATYVDQINKNGAAIMLANAWGDSVFPPNQYADFYEKLTGPKRLELRPGDHATAELTGLFGLPNDVWQDTERWFDHYLRGEDNGVDREQPVRLKSRAAGGYEGYPDWKSVGADDRKIALAGSKTIRANVNSGADGGVVFLSSILDQVAQLPPMASIPLLPRRWAAVWQSEKYATAQQVRGTTRLHTTLTPTKESGTLVAYLYDVGPLGLGKLVTHAPYTFHGRTPGKPFGVDLELYSTAYDVPAGHRLALVVDTVDPLYIEHNPSGAQLTFSSPANDPSYVSVPLREQ is encoded by the coding sequence GTGGGACCCCACCGCAAGGCCCTGCGCACCACCGCCGTGGGCGCCGTCTCGGCGACCCTGGTCGCCGGCACCGCCCTCGGAATCGCCCCCACCGCCCAGGCTGCGCCGAACCCCGTCCGCTTCGTCGACATCAGCGGCGAGGGCGGCACCGTCCTCAAGGCCAACGTCGTCACCCCGGCCGGCTCCGACGGCACGCGCCGCTACCCGCTGCTCGTCATGCCCACGAGCTGGGGCCTGCCCCAGATCGAGTACCTGGCCCAGGCCCAGAGACTCGCCGACTCCGGGTACGTCGTGGTCACGTACAACGTGCGCGGCTTCTGGCAGTCCGGCGGCGAGATAGAAGTGGCGGGCCCACCCGACGTCGCCGACGCCTCGAAGGTCATCGACTGGGCGCTCGCGCACACCCCCTCGGACGCCGGGCACGTCGGCATGGCGGGCGTCTCCTACGGCGCCGGCATCAGCCTGCTCACCGCCGCGCACGACAAGCGGGTCAGGGCCGTCGCCGCACTGAGCGGCTGGGCCGATCTGATCGACTCGATCTACTCCGGACGCACCCAGCACGTCCAGGCGGCCGCCCTGCTGGACGGCGCGAGCGTGGTGACGGGCCGGCAGAGCGCCGAACTCCGGCGGATCTTCGACGACTTCTACGCCTCCAACCTGGCGAAGGAGCCGGAGCTCATCGCCTGGGGGAAGAAACGTTCCGCTGCGACCTACGTCGACCAGATCAACAAGAACGGCGCGGCGATCATGCTCGCCAACGCCTGGGGCGACTCGGTCTTCCCGCCCAACCAGTACGCCGACTTCTACGAGAAGCTGACCGGCCCCAAGCGGCTGGAGCTGCGGCCCGGCGACCACGCCACCGCCGAGCTGACCGGCCTGTTCGGGCTGCCCAACGACGTCTGGCAGGACACCGAGCGCTGGTTCGACCACTATCTGCGGGGCGAGGACAACGGCGTCGACCGCGAGCAGCCGGTCCGGCTCAAGTCCCGCGCCGCGGGCGGCTACGAGGGCTACCCGGACTGGAAGTCGGTCGGCGCGGACGACCGGAAGATCGCCCTCGCGGGCTCGAAGACCATCCGCGCGAACGTGAACTCGGGCGCGGACGGCGGGGTCGTCTTCCTGTCCAGCATCCTCGACCAGGTGGCCCAGCTGCCCCCGATGGCCTCGATCCCGCTGCTCCCCCGCCGCTGGGCCGCCGTGTGGCAGTCGGAGAAGTACGCCACGGCCCAACAGGTGCGCGGGACGACCAGGTTGCACACGACCCTCACCCCGACCAAGGAGAGCGGCACCCTCGTCGCCTACCTGTACGACGTGGGGCCGCTCGGCCTCGGCAAGCTGGTCACCCACGCGCCGTACACCTTCCACGGGCGCACCCCCGGGAAGCCGTTCGGCGTCGACCTGGAGCTGTACTCCACGGCCTACGACGTCCCGGCCGGGCATCGCCTCGCCCTGGTCGTCGACACGGTCGACCCGCTCTACATCGAGCACAACCCGTCCGGCGCGCAGCTGACCTTCTCCTCGCCGGCGAACGACCCGTCGTACGTGTCGGTTCCGCTGCGCGAGCAGTGA